The Salvelinus fontinalis isolate EN_2023a chromosome 13, ASM2944872v1, whole genome shotgun sequence DNA segment CATTTTATCAAAACAAAgtatgttttgaagtgtctgtcataTCTGAGATatattgtgattttttttattaCCTTGGAATTACCTGCATACCTTTGACGTGGAAATGCCCTAttcacttccattcatttttcgtCCCGGCACCGGGTTACCTTCATACGAGTCCCATAGAGCAATACGGAGAACACtgttgtgtttgtgagagtcctCTTTCCATATAGGGTTCATAATAACATATTAATTTGTAGGGCAAACCGAATCTACAGACGTTTCCATGAGAAAAACGATTTTCAAGatatctcctggtctgacaaacaccagcAGATGCGGTAAGCCGacatatttatgtattttttagGCCCAGCTCATGAGGCCCCTTTATGATGTGAGGCCTGAGTCAATTGCTTCTTCTTCCTAATGGTAAGTCCGCCAGTGACTATACTATACAATTCTATACTATATACAAATCCCCAACAGGACATGAGCGGAGAGATAGACTGAGAACGGGCAGATGTTGACCTTAACTATGGAAGCCAACCCAGCTGAGGATGATGAGAAGAGATGACTGTAAGGGAGCAAAGCCTGACTGTGAGGGAGAAAGATGTGTGTGTATACTAAAGCAGAGTAGATGAAGTCACGTCCAGTACCAGACTGCAGTCGTACCCAGGGGCAAGAAAGGACAAGCCTCTCTCACACAGGGCTCCTCAGGTTAGCAGCAGGGTATTCACCACCACAACCAGCAGTCACTCCCCGCAAACAAACAATGACAGGCTTAGCCAACACTGCTCCTCGCTACCTGCTGCTGAGCCATAGCAATGAAGGGAAACATGCACAGCCTGCCACAACAacctcacacacatacattgcATAGACGTACATACATAAATGCATGTACATGCTCTAATGTATGCAAGGGGGAGAGAGTGCCTTGCTAGATAAGAATCACAGTTtgtttcatacacacacacacgcacacacgcacacacacacacatgcacacacacacacacacacacacacacacgcacgcacgcacgcacgcacgcacgcacgcacgcacgcacgcacacacacacacacacacacacacacacacacacacacacacacacacacacctacatacacatacactaagttgaagcTGGGAGGGAGCCAGAGAGTATCCTGTCATGTTGCAGTGTTCATGGTGGACATACTGTATACTGTGACCGTGTGTATGTATCATggatgtgcacatgtgtgtggcGGAGAAAGAAataaggcacacagacacactatctTCTCACACTCTCACCAAAGCATACAGTAACATACCACTATAGTCTCACAACGGTAAAGGGCAACCTTTCTCATGCCATTAGACAATCTGAATCCCAACCCCCCTTCCATCCACCCCAACCTGGACGTTTACCCTCTGCAATCACAGTCTAACAATGGACACAATTGTGTTATGCCAACACCCTGGCATCCAAACCAGAGTTTGACTTGACTGGTCAGATGAGAAAGATAGCCATTAAAACATGAAATTGGGATGCCTCTGGCCAGTCTGTACTCACAGGCATTGGTGACAGCAAAGCTGTTGGCCGTCTCGATGTTGTCCACATGAGGCACCAGGTTGAAGGGGGCCTCGGACGCGTTGGGACTGGTATTGTGCAGAAAGATGGCCAGGCGAAATGCTGTGTATTCCTGATCCGTGTTTCTGATGAACAGGCcacctgcagagagagggagaaagggagagagggatgagagagaggtatttattattatatgtattatatatacagtatatattttttaaatcctttATTGTCACCATTTAGCTATAAATACATAGCGAAATgaaatgcagggagagagagacagccatagagtaagagagtgagagagagagagagagagagagagagagagagagagagaaatgggatgTCTGACACTGCGCATACAGTAAATGCTTTTGATGAAAAACAAGGGCCACAGCCAATAACCTTAACACAGCCAATAACCTTAACACATTGTCCCTCCCAAAGGACCCTGCCTGGAAATCGTAAAAGGTCAACCAAGCTTGAATAGAAATGTGGCCCATTGGAATATACCTTTAAAACACACCACACATCTATTAAGTTCAAAATGACTATTCGACAGAGAGATATCATTCGACTCCAAATTATTTGCGTTCAGCATGATTTGTTCGGATGTGCTTGAGCTATAAATAAGCCAATTCGATCGACTCAGCAGTAATATTAACCCACTGGATTTACGGTTCCTTTTTGGGCCAGGGCCAACACCGTAAGTTACAGGTTAAAAGACCGAGGGCACTTGACACTAGCAGAGATCCCACCACGGCCCGGCTTTTAGGCTACATATAGTTAGTGCTTTAGCTGGGTTCGGATAGAGGCTCTAGATTGAATAAACGCGCTCCTCGTGTTTTCTCAGTGGCAAAGAACCCAGCCAGCAACATATGAAACAGTATGACTATGACAAACGGGTTTATGCAAAAGCAGAACGGAGTCTTCTGAATCTAACAGGGGCGAGTGTGCACTCTGCAGCAGGGCTACACACACTTTGAGAGAATCCCCGCTGCTGATCCATTCGCTCCGACCAAGCGAAGCATCAAGTCATTGCTCGGAGCACTAGGCTACTGCTGCAGTGGGGCTTTGAAAGGACACCGACTGCTGAGGACCGCACTGGAACAGTTATGTATGACCATAAATACATGTTTCCCTTGTGCACATACGAGACAAAACATTGAATCAACTAGGAACAAATTAAATTGTAATTTTAATACAGTAATAGGTTTGTGTCGGCGATTTTAAATTCTCAGTCAATTCTACTTTGCAATGTCAATGTTATGTGATCATGAATGATGAACAAGTAGCCTATTTCCTAACACAGTCACATAAACTATAATGAAAACAAGACCTTATTCACCGCTTCATAACCCGATTGGCAAATGTCCATGCCCTTTTGATTGTCAAGCACTGCTGTAGGCTACACTTACCGATCTGTACACTGCTTGGGAAAGCCCCCATTGTGAGTCCCCGAAAGACAGACAATATCAATAGAAACTGGTCACCAGAAATCCTCATTTTGTTTTGGTTAAAAACTGATAAGAGACATTGAAGAGGATGACAGTCGGGGGAAAAACAAGACGAAAAGAAAAAGAGAGGCTCCGTTCATTAGCAATCCATTATGGGTTGAATCTTCCCCCGCAGTGCCGGCAGACGCTGGTACGTACGGCTGTCGGGCAGTAGAGACGTTACACATAAGATGAGGGGAGCTTGCCAGTGGTGGGCTGCCTGCATGGAGAGCGGAATCACACATGCGCTTTCTCTGgagcctgtctccctctctgctgtTGAGAAGAAGTGTACTATTCTATAAACAGGTTAGCGTTTTTAGTGATTAATATTTTTCTGGAGGCAGCattgcagagtggtcactagcggGCACAGCCATAAGTCATACAATCTTAattaaaatctaaccctaaccttaattacACAgttaaaatctaaccctaaccttaaccacacagttaaccctaatgtctaaccctaaacTCAAatctaaccccaaccttaactaCACagttaaccctaatgcctaaccctaaacttaaattAATACCAAAAGCTCATTttagttttcatgaatttttacaatatataACATTTTGACTTTGCAGATGGCCTAAGTGAAAATCGCTCAGTTCATTGTCCAGGACAaaactcatgacaataaacgtcaatctatattatattataccaGTTATGGTATACCAGTTGAATTTCAGCACACTTATATAATTTGCCTATCTATGACACAGCAGAATGTTTGAGACTCTGATATTGTGGTATAATACAAATGTCATCGATTCATTACcagatatatattttatttaacctttatttaactaggcaagtcagttaagaacaaattcttatttacaatgatggcctaggaacagtgggttacatgccttgttcaggggcagaatgatagatttttttcccttgtcagctcagggatacaatctagcaacctttcagttactggcccaacgctctaaccactaggctacctgccaccccaaacatGTTAATGCATTGGCCGGGAATGTTGGGGTGCCATGACTTGCTGTCAGTTACAACGGAGCTCTTTTAGCGCAAAGGAGAGAAGCACCGGTGCGATGCACTGCAAGCTAGGGGCCCATGTGGATTTGCAACGatatagctacagttgaagttggaagtttacatacaccttagccaattacatttaaactcagtttttcacaattcctgacatttaatcctagtaaaaattccctgtcttaggtcagttaggatcaccactttattttaagaatgtgaaatgtcagaataattgtagcttttatttctttcatcactttcccagtgggtcagaagtttacatgcactcaattagtattggtagcatagcctttaaattgtttaacattacattttacatttaagtcatttagcagacgctcttatccagagcgacttacaaattggtgcattcaccttatgacatccagtggaacagccactttacaatagtgca contains these protein-coding regions:
- the LOC129868101 gene encoding glutamate receptor 4-like; this encodes MRISGDQFLLILSVFRGLTMGAFPSSVQIGGLFIRNTDQEYTAFRLAIFLHNTSPNASEAPFNLVPHVDNIETANSFAVTNACEYRLARGIPISCFNGYLSHLTSQVKLWFGCQGVGITQLCPLLDCDCRG